Part of the Desulfolutivibrio sulfoxidireducens genome is shown below.
ACGGGGTAAGCGTCAGGGCCACCAGGCCGGAGATGGTCACGGACACGGCGATGGTGATGGCGAACTGCTTGTACATCTCGCCCGTGAGCCCGCCCAGAAAGGCCACGGGCACGAACACGGCGCACAGGACCAACACGATGGCGATGACCGGCCCCGTGACCTGTTCCATGGCCCGGGCCGTGGCCTCGCGCGGCGAGAGCCCCCGGGTGCGCATGATGCGCTCCACGTTTTCGAGCACCACGATGGCGTCGTCCACCACGATGCCGATGGCCAACACCATGCCGAAGAGCGTCAGGGTGTTGATGGTGAACCCCAGGGCGTACATGCCGGCGAAGGTGCCGATGATGGACACGGGCACGGCCAGGCAGGGGATGAGCGTGGCCCGGAAGTTCTGCAGGAACAGATAAACCACCAGAAAGACCAGGATCATGGCCTCGATCAGGGTGTGCACCACCTCCTCGATGGACACCCGGACGAAGGTGGTGGTGTCGTAGGGGATGGAATAGGCGATGCCCTCGGGAAAACGCGCGGACAGCTCGTCCATCTTGGCCTTGACCCTGTCGGCGGTGTCCAGGGCGTTGGCCCCCGGGGCCAGGAACACGCCAAGCGGCACGGCCGGATTGCCGAAACGCTTGCCCACGAACCCGTAGTCCTTGGCCCCCAGTTCCACCCGGGCCACGTCTTTCAGGCGCAGGACGGAGCCGTCGGGATCGGCGCGCACGATGATGTCTTCGAATTCCTCGGCCGTGGTCAGTCGGCCCTGGGTGGTGACCATGTAGTTGATGTCCACATGCCCGACCACGGGTTCCTGGCCGATGCGTCCGGCCGCGAACTGGGCGTTTTGCTCGGAGATGGCGGCGGCCACGTCGCCGGGGGTGAGCTTGAACTGGGCCAGCTTGTCGGGCCGCAGCCAGACGCGCATGGAATAGTCCTTGGCCCCGAAGATCTGGGCGTCGCCCACGCCCTCCAGGCGCTTGAGCTCGTCGAGGACGTTCACCAGGGCGTAATTGCTGATGTAGATGGCGTCGTAGCGGCCGCCCGGGGAGTCCATGGCCATGACCATGAGCATGCTGGAGGACTGTTTGGTGACGGTGACGCCCTGGCGGCGGACCTCCTCGGGCAGGCTGGTCAGGGCGGACTGGACCCGGTTGTTGACGTTGATGGTGGCCTGGTCGGGGTCCGTGCCCACGGCGAAGGTCACCGAGATGGTCATGGAGCCGTCGCCGGCGCTGGTGGACTTCATGTACAGCATGTCGTCCACGCCGTTGATCTGCTGCTCCAGGGGCGCGGCCACGGTGGCCGCGATGACCTCGGGGCTGGCCCCGGGGTAGCTTGTGGCCACGGCCACTTCCGGAGGGATGATGTCCGGGTACTGGGCGATGGGCAGCACCCGAAGGGCCACCAGCCCGGCCAGGGTGATGACCAGGGAGATGACCGTGGAGAAGATGGGGCGATTCAGGAAAAAACGCGAGATCATTGGGCGGCCTCCGCCTTGCCGCCATCCGTGGCTGAGGCGACCGTCGTCGGCGCGGCCGGGTCGGGTCCCCCGGCCGTGCGTATGGTCACGGTCATGCCCGGGCGGACCTTGATGATGCCCTCGGTGATGATCCGTTCGCCGGGATCGAGGCCCTTTTCCAGGATGTAGCTGTTGCCCGTGGCCCGTCCCAGGACCACCGGCCGGGGAGCGACCACGCCCGAGGCATCCACCACCCAGACCATGGTGCCCTGCTGGGTGGTCAAGACCGCGCTCTGAGGCACGGTCATGGCGTCGCGAAGCGAGGCGCCTTCCAGGCGCACCCGGGCGAACTGGCCGGGCAGGATCGCGTTGTCCGGATTCGGAAACTCGGCCCGGACCTTGACCACGCCCGTGGTCGGGTCCACCTGGGTGTCGGTGAAGTTGATGCGGCCGGGATGGGCGAAGACGGATCCGTCGGCGAGCAGAAGCCGGGCCTGGAACTCCCCATCCTGGGCGAAGGCGACCCGGCCCTCCTCGCGCAGTTTGCGAAGCCGCATGTGCTCGGGACCGGGTACGGAGAAGTTGATGTAGACCGGGTCCAGACGGGAGATGGTGGTCAAGAGGCTGCTTTCTCCCGAGGCCACGATCAGACTGCCCTCGGACCGGGCCTCCTTGCTGGTCATGCCCGAGATGGGGGCCTCCACCTTGGTGTAGCCGAGGTTGATGCGGGCCTCTTTGACCGACGCCTGGGCCGAGTCCACCTCGGCGGCGGCCGTCTCGAAGGAGGTCTGGGCGTCGTCGCGGTCCTTCTGGCTGACCACGTCGCCCTTGTAGAGCGTCTCCATGCGGGCCAGATCGCGCCTGGCCTGGTTGAGCCTGGCCTCGGCCTGGGCCAGACGGCCCTGGGCCTGCTCCAGGGCGGCCTGCACCGGGGCTGGGTCGATCTCGAACATGAGTTCCCCCTGGCGCACCGGGGTCCCTTCCACATAGGTCCGGCGCAGGAGGATGCCGCCCACCCGGGCGCGGACCTCCACCTCCCGAGAGCCGGCGGTCTGGCCCATGTATTCCATGTCCAGGGGCAGATTCCCCCGGGTCACGGTCACGGCCACCACCTCGGGCGGGGGCATGGCCTGTCCGGCGTTTTCCTGGGCGGTGCTCTCGTTGCCGCAGCCGGAGAGCGGAACGAGGGACAACAGGGCGAGGCAACAGGCCATGGCGCAGGTGCGCAGGGATGTGGCGGTCATGGAGGATCCTTGGGCGCTTCACGGGGTAAAGGAAGGAAACATGCTGCATCAATAATGAGCAAGCTAATTATTAGCCGGCAAGGGACGGTCTTTATCCATGCTCCCCGGCTCTGTCAAGGATTATTGGGCGGGCTTGGCCATGGGCCTGGTCCAGCTCGTCAGATAGGCCCCGTCGGCCTCCAGGCGCACCTTGGCCTGGCCCGTGCGCAGTTCGGAGCCGGTCCTGCCGCCGAACTCGTAGACCGAGACGGCCAGGGCGCCGTCGGGTGCGACGGCTGTGACGTCCATGATCCAGCGCACGTTCTGGTGGGGGAAGTCCGGATCGTCCCACAGGAACCGGCCCGAGCCCATGGGGGCCTCCACCAGGCCGCGCCCGGAAAAAAGCAGCCCCGGGACCAGATCGTGGGAAAACCGGACCATGGTGAAGGAACTCACGGACACGTCGGACTGGGGATCCTGGGCCAGGACCTCGATCATGCCGTCGCCGTCCAGGTCGCCGGCGGCCTGGGGCCAGTAGGAGCCGAAGTCCCGGCAGAAAAAGACCAGGGGGTCGGTCCCGGCGCCCTGGGTGGGGCCGCGCCAGAGGATCTTCCCGGCCGCGTCGGTCAGGGTGGCCTGGGCGTCGCCGCCTAAAAGCGAGGGCACGTCGCGCAGGACCAGGGCCGCGATGTCCTGGCGGCCCTTCGGGATCACCGGGAAGGTCCGGACGGCGTCCGAGGGGCACATGACGAAGTCGCGGTTGGCCGGGTCCTTGAGATAGGCGTCCTCGGCGCGCAGGACGCTTCCCGGCACCCAGCCCGTGCGGCCGTCCTGGGTGCGCACGTTGGCCCATTTCCCCTGTCGCGCCAGCACGGTCGCCAGCTCTCCCCGAAGGAGGGCGCCAAGGCTTGCGGCCTTGGCGTCGGCGGCGGCCCGCAGGTCGTGGCCGTCGTCGGCCACCACGAGGCGGCCGGCCCCCATAGGGTCGGCGGCCAGGGCCGTCCGGGTCGGGGAGAGGGCCGGGAAGGCGGCCAGGCAGGCCAGGAGGCACAGGGTGGCGGACAGGCGCGATGACGGCGGCATGGGCGGTTCCTCAGATGGTTTCCATGGTGGCGAAGGAGGGTTCGTGCAGCGGCAGGACGATATCCGCCGCGTCGCGGACCTTTTTGACGATATCGTAGGCCTCGTAGGCGTTGACGTGGGTGCCCGGGGGGATGACCTCCATCTCCATGGCCCGCACCTCCTTTGGTGGATAGAAATTCTCCAGGATGGTGCAAAAGCCGGTGATGGCCGCCAAGCCCTTGTCCGTGTCCACGAAGACGGTAAGCCCTCCCTCGGTGTGGGCCGGGGTGTGCATGACCCGGATGCCGGGCAGGATCTCCCGGTCGCCGGTGACCACCTCGATCTGGCCGTTCTCCTCCACATCCAGGATGTAGTCCTCGAGATAGCGGAAATCCAGGGGATGGGGGTCGTGGATGTGGACCAGTTCCTTTTCGTGGACGAAGAACCGGGCATTGACGCATTTGGCGTCGTTTTCGCAGTGGTCGTTGTGCAGGTGGGTGTGGATGACCACGTCGATGGCCTCGGGGGTAAGCCCGTATTTGGCCAATCCCTGCTCGAAGGTGTATATTTTCCCTCCAAGCGCCTTTTCCCGATCCTCGGTGACCACGGGCATCATCTCGCCGGTGTCCACGAGGACCTTTTTGTCGCCGCCCTCCAGATACCAGCAATAGATGGGGATGATGTACGGCGTGCCGTAGCCGTGCTGGTAGGTCATCATGCCCTTGTCGAAACGTTTGGTGCCCATGACGATGGGATGGATTTTCCAGGCGGCCATGGCCGTGTCCTTTGTGTTGTGGCGATGCGGCCGACCGGGAGGTGGCCGGGGGGAACATGCGTCATTCGTGTATCGTAAAGGGGAAAACCCGGCAAGGCGGACCTGGAAATGTCCCGACCCGGAAACTTTGGCCGGCCGATCTAAAGAACGGGGCAAAGGCGGCCGATAAGTCCGTAAAATCCCTTGTGCGCTTAAAAAACGGGATTGAACAAAAGGAAAGCGCCATGACCACGACCTCCATATCGGATATTCCCGAGCCCACGTCCGCCGTGCGGCGAAACCAGGTGCTCATGGACTACATGCAGGTTCGCAGCGATGCGCGAAAGACCCATCAGGACGAGTCCATGGCCGTGGCCACGACCAAGGAGTCGCTTCTTGAGAGTTCGCTCAAGGGGGCCATGGTGAACGAGCAGGGATGAAGCCATGACCGGGACGGGCCGCCCGGGCGGGACAAAATTACGCCGTGACGTTGGCGATGCGGCCTGTCTGGGCCTCCATGATCAGGTCGCGCGCGGTGTGTGGTGTGGTCTGGTCCGTGGTCCGGGCGACGGCCGGGGAAACGGGACGGATGGAGAAGGGTTGCCGGCCCGGCGCGTCCAGGGAGTGAGACCAGGCGATGGACGTATAGCCATGTGAGAAGCCGGGGAGAAAGCTCATGGCGAGGGTTCCTCGAAAAGCGGGGGACGGCCGGGCGCGGCCGTCCCCCGCGGTTTTCACTTGATGGCCGGTTGTCCCAGGCGCATCAGGTTTTCCATGACGGCGGTCATGGCGGCCTTTTGTTCCGGGGTGGTCAGGGCCGGGGCGATCTGCTCGGCCATGCGGGCCATCTGCACCACCTTGTCGGCCACCAGGACCTGGCGGACCTCTTCGGGCAGGCGCGCGGCGCGTTCCTCCACAGCGGCCATCCTGGTCTCCATGGCGGCCATGGCCTGAATCTTCTGGTCCAGGGTCGACACCTTGGCGTCCATGCCGAAATAGGCCGCCCCGGCCATGAGGATGGCCAAAAGGGCCAGGGCCAGGCCGGCCCGGGCGGCCCCGGCGGTCTCCCTCTCCACGGTCTTGGGGTTGTCGGCCTCTTTGCCCACCTCGTCTCCGTACAGCGCGTGAATACGTTTTTCCATGCCTAACATGGTGGTATCCTCCATAATGGAAGTGTTGATGCTGTCACGCTATCGTAACTCGAAGCGCAAGGCAATGGGAACGAGGGGGCGGGGGGTGAAGATGTGGTGGGCTTTGCCCCCCACGCCCCCCAGCGGGGGCATCATGCCCCCGCACCCCTGACACGCCCGGGCTCCTGGTCGGGCGCGATGCGCCCGACCAGGAGCCCGGGCGAGGTCAGTGAGCATGGCCCGAGGCCCTGACCGGGGCATTCTTGCCTCCGTACCAGCCGTATTCCCTTGGCATTTCCCCGGCGCGTCGCGCCGGGGAAATGCCAAGGAATCGGGGGGTCCGGGGGGAATGATTTCCCCCGGGCGGGGTCCGGGGCGGCAGCCCCGGCACGCCGGGGGGGGCGGCAGCCCCGGCACGCCGGGGGGGGCGGCAGCCCCGGTTATTTTTTGGCGATCTTGGCCCAGGAGTCCTTGAGGGCCACGGAGCGGTTGAAGACGGGCTTGGAGGGCGTCGAGTCGCGGTCCATGCGGAAGTAGCCCAGGCGTTCGAACTGGAAGACGTCGCCGGGTTTGGCCGAGGCCAGGCTGGGTTCGATCATGGCTGTGGGCACGATTTCCAGGGAATTGGGGTTCAGGAACGTTTTGAAGTCCTGTGGGCCTTCGGCGGGGCATTCCTTGGTGAACAGGCGGTCGTAGAGCCGGACCTCGGCCGGGAGGGCGTGGGCGGCCGAGACCCAGTGCAGGGTGCCGCGCACCTTGCGGCCGTCCGAGGACCAGCCGCCCTTGGTGGCCGGATCGTGGACGCAGTGGATGGCGGTTATCTCGCCGGTTTCGGGGTCTTTGTCGAAGCCGGTGCAGGTCACGTAGTAGGCGTGTCGCAGGCGCACCTCGGCGCCGGGGGCCAGCCGGTACCATTTTTTCGGCGCTTCCTCGCAAAAGTCGTCGCGTTCGACGAAAAGTTCGCGGGTGAAGGGCACGGGACGGGCGCCCATGGCTGGGTCCTCGGGGTGGTAGGGGAAGTCGATGTGTTCGAGGGAGTTTTCCGGGTAGTTCTCGATGACGAGTTTCACGGGACGCAGGACGGCCATGACCCGTTTGGCGCGGCGGTTCAAGTCCTCGCGCAGGCAGTGTTCGAGAAGGGCCATATCCACGAGGTTGTCGGCCTTGGAGATGCCGATGCGGTCGCAGAAGTCGCGCAGGGCCTCGGGCGTGTAGCCCCGGCGGCGCACGCCGCACAGGGTGGGCAGGCGCGGGTCGTCCCAGCCCGAGACGTGTCCCTCGGCGACGAGCTGGATGAGCTTGCGCTTGCTTAAAACGGTATAGCCCAGGTTCAGGCGGGCAAACTCGATCTGCTGGGGGTGGCAGGGGGCGGGGATGTTGTCCAGGACCCAGTCGTAGAGGGGCCGGTTGTTCTCGAATTCGAGGGAGCACAGGGAATGGGTGACGCCTTCCAGGGCGTCGGAGATGCAGTGGGTGTAGTCGTACATCGGGTAGATGCGCCAGGCCTCGCCGGTGCGGTGGTGATGCACGTGTTTGATGCGATAGAGGGTGGGGTCGCGCAGGACGATATTGGGGCTGGCCATGTCGATCTTGGCCCGCAGGACCCGGGCGCCGTCGGGGAATTCGCCGGCGCGCATACGGCGGAAGAGGTCGAGGTTTTCCTCGGGGGTGCGATTGCGGTAGGGGCTTTCCTTGCCGGGTTCGGTGAGGGTTCCCCGGTAGGCGCGGATGTCCTCGGCCGAGAGGTCGTCGACGTAGGCCTTGCCGGTTGTGATCAGGTGCTCGGCGAACTGGTAGAGCTTTTCGAAGTAGTCCGAGGCATAGAAGAGCCGGTCGTCCCAGGAAAAGCCCAGCCAGCGCACGTCTTCCTTGATGGAATCGACGTATTCCACCTCTTCCTTGCTGGGGTTGGTGTCGTCGAAGCGCAGGTTGCACTTGCCGCTGAATTCCTTGGCGATGCCGAAGTTTAAGCAGATGGATTTGGCGTGTCCGATGTGCAGGTAGCCGTTGGGTTCGGGGGGGAAGCGGGTGTGGACGCGGCCGCCCCATTTTCCAGTACGGTTGTCCTCGTCGATGATGGTCCGGATGAAGTCCCGGGAGGGGGCGGATTCTTTCTTTTCGATATCTGGGGCGGCCATGGGGAACCTCTTCGTTTCGGTGGTGGGGCGGGTCGCGTGGCCCCGGCGGATCGCGGCGGCATGCCGCGACGGGGCGAAAAGAATAGAAGAACTCGGGCGTGGGGTCAAACGAGGGGATCGAGTCGAGGGGGCCGAGGCAGGGGAGGCGCTGCCGGGCGGATTTTAGCAGACAAAAATGTTGCGATACGAGACAAATTCGTGGGCGCTCCCCTGGACGGGCGATCCAACTCCAAGCATTTCATGGAATTGACAAATTGGTAAAATTCTTGCTAGGCCAGCCCATCCGACTCAAGGCGACGCCCTCATGACTCATACCGCATCCGATCCGACCGACCCGGCCTTCCCGGCCCCCTCGCGGGGCGTTTCCGACACCCTGTTCCGCAACCTGTTTCTGGGCTCGCCCAACGCCGTGGTCCTGCGCGACGCCCTGGGAAAGGTGCTCCTGGCCAACCCGGCCTTCGAGCGGCTTTTCGGGTACGAGGCGCGGCGGATAGTGGGCCTGGACCTGGCCGGCCTGGTCCAACCCGAGGGACTCCCGGCGAACGACCCGGCCGAATGGATCGAGTGCCGGACCCGGGAGCATCGCGAGACCGTGCGCGGACGGCGCGACGGATCCCTGGCCCACGTGACCGTGGTCTGCATCCCGGCCACGGGGAAACCTTCCGAGACGGGGTCGACCATCGCACAGGACGTGTTCGTCATCTACCGGGACATCGCCATCCGCAAGCAGACCGAGGAGCTTCTGCGCGGGGCCGAGCGCAAGTACCGTTCCATCTTCGAAAACGCCGTGGAGGGCATCTTCCAGACCACCCCGGCCGGGCGCTACCTGGACGTCAACCCCTCCCTGGCCCGCATCTACGGCTTCGACGCGCCCCGCGAACTCATCGAGCACTTCAAGGACATCAAAAACGAGCTGTACGTGGACCCGGGGCGGCGCGACGACTTTGTGCGCATCATGGACCAGAGCCACGAGGTCTGGAACTTCGAATCGCGGGTGCGCAAAAAGGGCGGCGAGATCATCTGGATCAGCGAGAACGCCCGGGCCATCTTCAACGAGGCGGGCGGCATCGACCACTACGAGGGCACGGTGGTGGACATCACCAAGCGCAAGCGGGCCGAGGAGGCCCTGGAGGCGCAACGGGCCTTTTTTCGCCAGCTTTTCGAGAACTCGCCCCAGGCCATCGTGCTCATCGACGAAAAGCGCAACGTCCTGGACGCCAACAAGGGCTTCGAGGAGCTTTTCGGGTACCGGGCCGAGGACATTCAGGGCTTCGGGGTGCGCGCGTTCATCGTGCCCGAGGATCTCCTGACCGAATGCGAGAACGTCCGGGCGGCCATCCTGGCCGGCAACACGGTGCAGAAGGAGACCTCCCGCCGCCACCGCGACGGCCGGCTGATCCCCGTGTCCATGATCGGGTTTCAGGTCAGAAGCGGGGACGCGGCCGGGGGCGTGGTCTACATCTACCAGGACATCTCCGAGCGCAAGTCCTTCGAGGAGCAGATCACCCATCAGGCCTTCCACGACGCCCTGACCGGACTGCCCAACCGCAGCCTGTTCGCCGAGCGCCTGGAGCGGGCCCTGGCCCGGGGCAAGCGCCGGGGCGAGTACCAGTATGCCGTGCTGATGATCGACCTCAACAAGTTCAAGGCGGTCAACGACAGCCTGGGACATGCCGCCGGCGACCTGCTGCTGGTGGAGATCGCCACGCGGATACGCTCCTGCATGCGTTCCGTGGACACCGTGGCCCGTCTGGGCGGGGACGAATTCGCGGTGATCCTGGAGGAATTCCGGGCCAAGCGCGAGGTCATCAATGTGGCCGAGCGCATCCAGGAGTCCTTGCGCCGTCCGTGCCTGGTGTGCGGCGGCGAGGTCTTTCCCGGGGCCAGCATCGGCATCGTGTTGCGCACCAAGGAATACACGTCCTCCGAGGACATCCTGCGCGACGCGGACATCGCCATGTACCGGGCCAAGGAGCTTAGCCGCTCGTACATGATCTTCGACCGCAGGATGCACAAGGAGATTCTGGAGACCATAAGCCTTGAGGCCGAGTTGCGCGAGGCCCTGGCCCACGGCGACATGGTCCTGCACTACCAGCCCATCGTCAACGTGGACAGCCGGGGGCTTGAGGGCTTCGAGGCCCTGGTGCGCTGGAACCATCCCACCCGGGGCATCGTGCCGCCGGGCAAGTTCATCCCCCTGGCCGAGGAAACCGGCATCATCCTGCCGCTTGGCCGGTGGGTCATCACCGAGGCCTGCCGCCAGCTCGGCCACTGGCAGCGGACCATCCCCGGGGCCGAGCGCCTAAGCGTCAGCGTCAACGTCTCCTGCCGCCAGTTCGGGCGCGACGGGCTGGTGGAGCATGTGGCCCAGGTATTGGAGGAGACGGGCCTCGATCCGTCGCTGCTCAAGCTCGAAATCACCGAATCCGTGCTCATGCGGGACACCGGGCACTCCATACACGAGCTCAATCGCCTCAAGGCCCTGGGCGTGCGCATCGCCGTGGACGACTTCGGCACGGGCTATTCTTCCCTCGCCTACCTGCGCCAACTGCCTATCGATCTCTTGAAGATCGACCGGTCCTTCATCAGCGGCTCGGACAATCCCGAGGACAATATCCAGATCGTCAGGTCCATCATCTCCCTGGCCCGCAACCTGGGCCTTACGGTCATCGCCGAGGGCGTGGAGCGCGAGGACCAGTTCGCCCGACTGCAAAGCGTGCACTGCGACAAGGCCCAGGGCTACATGTTCTCCCGGCCCGTGGATGTCGGCGCGGCCGAGCGGTATATCCGCGACAGCCTGAGCCGGTCGTCCGAGGTCTGGCCCCCGGATTCGTCGCGTTCCTGATCTTCCTGCCGTTCCCGGTCCGCCGTCACCCCGGGACGAAAAACCGCCGGTGCATTTTTTTGCGCAACATGTGCATTCCGCCCTCAAGTATCCGAAAGATTGTCCGATAAAATACGAAAATTTTG
Proteins encoded:
- a CDS encoding SH3 domain-containing protein, with protein sequence MPPSSRLSATLCLLACLAAFPALSPTRTALAADPMGAGRLVVADDGHDLRAAADAKAASLGALLRGELATVLARQGKWANVRTQDGRTGWVPGSVLRAEDAYLKDPANRDFVMCPSDAVRTFPVIPKGRQDIAALVLRDVPSLLGGDAQATLTDAAGKILWRGPTQGAGTDPLVFFCRDFGSYWPQAAGDLDGDGMIEVLAQDPQSDVSVSSFTMVRFSHDLVPGLLFSGRGLVEAPMGSGRFLWDDPDFPHQNVRWIMDVTAVAPDGALAVSVYEFGGRTGSELRTGQAKVRLEADGAYLTSWTRPMAKPAQ
- a CDS encoding glutamine--tRNA ligase/YqeY domain fusion protein is translated as MAAPDIEKKESAPSRDFIRTIIDEDNRTGKWGGRVHTRFPPEPNGYLHIGHAKSICLNFGIAKEFSGKCNLRFDDTNPSKEEVEYVDSIKEDVRWLGFSWDDRLFYASDYFEKLYQFAEHLITTGKAYVDDLSAEDIRAYRGTLTEPGKESPYRNRTPEENLDLFRRMRAGEFPDGARVLRAKIDMASPNIVLRDPTLYRIKHVHHHRTGEAWRIYPMYDYTHCISDALEGVTHSLCSLEFENNRPLYDWVLDNIPAPCHPQQIEFARLNLGYTVLSKRKLIQLVAEGHVSGWDDPRLPTLCGVRRRGYTPEALRDFCDRIGISKADNLVDMALLEHCLREDLNRRAKRVMAVLRPVKLVIENYPENSLEHIDFPYHPEDPAMGARPVPFTRELFVERDDFCEEAPKKWYRLAPGAEVRLRHAYYVTCTGFDKDPETGEITAIHCVHDPATKGGWSSDGRKVRGTLHWVSAAHALPAEVRLYDRLFTKECPAEGPQDFKTFLNPNSLEIVPTAMIEPSLASAKPGDVFQFERLGYFRMDRDSTPSKPVFNRSVALKDSWAKIAKK
- a CDS encoding efflux RND transporter periplasmic adaptor subunit, which encodes MTATSLRTCAMACCLALLSLVPLSGCGNESTAQENAGQAMPPPEVVAVTVTRGNLPLDMEYMGQTAGSREVEVRARVGGILLRRTYVEGTPVRQGELMFEIDPAPVQAALEQAQGRLAQAEARLNQARRDLARMETLYKGDVVSQKDRDDAQTSFETAAAEVDSAQASVKEARINLGYTKVEAPISGMTSKEARSEGSLIVASGESSLLTTISRLDPVYINFSVPGPEHMRLRKLREEGRVAFAQDGEFQARLLLADGSVFAHPGRINFTDTQVDPTTGVVKVRAEFPNPDNAILPGQFARVRLEGASLRDAMTVPQSAVLTTQQGTMVWVVDASGVVAPRPVVLGRATGNSYILEKGLDPGERIITEGIIKVRPGMTVTIRTAGGPDPAAPTTVASATDGGKAEAAQ
- a CDS encoding N-acyl homoserine lactonase family protein — translated: MAAWKIHPIVMGTKRFDKGMMTYQHGYGTPYIIPIYCWYLEGGDKKVLVDTGEMMPVVTEDREKALGGKIYTFEQGLAKYGLTPEAIDVVIHTHLHNDHCENDAKCVNARFFVHEKELVHIHDPHPLDFRYLEDYILDVEENGQIEVVTGDREILPGIRVMHTPAHTEGGLTVFVDTDKGLAAITGFCTILENFYPPKEVRAMEMEVIPPGTHVNAYEAYDIVKKVRDAADIVLPLHEPSFATMETI
- a CDS encoding EAL and GGDEF domain-containing protein, which codes for MTHTASDPTDPAFPAPSRGVSDTLFRNLFLGSPNAVVLRDALGKVLLANPAFERLFGYEARRIVGLDLAGLVQPEGLPANDPAEWIECRTREHRETVRGRRDGSLAHVTVVCIPATGKPSETGSTIAQDVFVIYRDIAIRKQTEELLRGAERKYRSIFENAVEGIFQTTPAGRYLDVNPSLARIYGFDAPRELIEHFKDIKNELYVDPGRRDDFVRIMDQSHEVWNFESRVRKKGGEIIWISENARAIFNEAGGIDHYEGTVVDITKRKRAEEALEAQRAFFRQLFENSPQAIVLIDEKRNVLDANKGFEELFGYRAEDIQGFGVRAFIVPEDLLTECENVRAAILAGNTVQKETSRRHRDGRLIPVSMIGFQVRSGDAAGGVVYIYQDISERKSFEEQITHQAFHDALTGLPNRSLFAERLERALARGKRRGEYQYAVLMIDLNKFKAVNDSLGHAAGDLLLVEIATRIRSCMRSVDTVARLGGDEFAVILEEFRAKREVINVAERIQESLRRPCLVCGGEVFPGASIGIVLRTKEYTSSEDILRDADIAMYRAKELSRSYMIFDRRMHKEILETISLEAELREALAHGDMVLHYQPIVNVDSRGLEGFEALVRWNHPTRGIVPPGKFIPLAEETGIILPLGRWVITEACRQLGHWQRTIPGAERLSVSVNVSCRQFGRDGLVEHVAQVLEETGLDPSLLKLEITESVLMRDTGHSIHELNRLKALGVRIAVDDFGTGYSSLAYLRQLPIDLLKIDRSFISGSDNPEDNIQIVRSIISLARNLGLTVIAEGVEREDQFARLQSVHCDKAQGYMFSRPVDVGAAERYIRDSLSRSSEVWPPDSSRS